The Pseudochaenichthys georgianus chromosome 24, fPseGeo1.2, whole genome shotgun sequence genome includes a region encoding these proteins:
- the LOC117439717 gene encoding E3 ubiquitin-protein ligase pellino homolog 2 isoform X2, with the protein MNSPKKDGDDDVPVKDPVKYGELVILGYNGSLPTGDRGRRKSRFALYRRAKANGVKPSAVHILNTPQDTKAVHSRGQHSISFTLSRNQTVVVEYCHDNSTDMFQIGRSTESPIDFVVTDTSGGGKEGEDPSIAPSTISRFACRVVCERNPPYTARIYAAGFDSSKNIFLGEKATKWKNPDGHMDGLTTNGVLVMHPEGFPEDPKQGLWREISVCGDVYALRETRSGPTRGKLAEGESSALRDGSLVDLCGATLLWRTGEGLMRAPTLRHLEALRQELNASRPQCPVGLSTLAFPSLPRSHSLEERQPWVYLTCGHVHGRHNWGQRPEGVEMPGEGEVSTTRRECPLCRTVGPYVALWLGCEPAVYVDAGAPTHAFVPCGHVCSERTARYWAETPLPHGTHAFRPVCPFCSSALSTPGWTRLIFQGPID; encoded by the exons ATGAATTCACCGAAAAAAGACGGAGATGATGATGTGCCCGTTAAAGACCCGGTAAAATACGGCGAATTGGTCATTTTGGG ATACAATGGCTCTCTACCGACCGGAGACCGCGGGCGCAGAAAGAGCCGCTTCGCTCTGTACCGAAGGGCCAAGGCCAACGGTGTCAAACCCAGCGCTGTGCACATCCTCAACACCCCACAGGACACAAag GCGGTCCACAGCAGGGGGCAGCACAGCATCTCTTTCACGCTGTCCCGTAACCAGACAGTGGTGGTGGAGTACTGCCATGACAACAGCACAGACATGTTCCAG ATTGGACGCTCCACAGAAAGTCCCATTGACTTTGTGGTGACAGACACCTCGGGAGGGGGGAAGGAGGGGGAGGACCCCTCCATCGCTCCCAGCACCATCTCACGCTTTGCCTGTAGAGTAGTGTGTGAACGCAACCCACCTTACACTGCACGAATCTACGCCGCCGGCTTCGACTCCTCCAAAAATATCTTCTTAGGG GAGAAAGCAACCAAATGGAAAAACCCTGATGGGCATATGGACGGCCTGACCACCAATGGGGTGCTGGTGATGCACCCGGAGGGGTTTCCAGAGGACCCTAAGCAGGGCCTGTGGAGGGAGATCTCCGTCTGCGGGGACGTTTATGCCCTGCGGGAGACACGCTCTGGACCCACCCGGGGAAAACTG gCGGAGGGTGAGAGCAGTGCGCTACGTGACGGTTCTCTGGTGGACCTGTGTGGGGCCACCTTGCTGTGGCGTACAGGTGAGGGGCTCATGCGGGCCCCCACCCTCCGTCACCTGGAAGCCCTTCGCCAGGAGCTCAATGCGTCCCGGCCCCAGTGTCCTGTAGGCCTCAGCACACTGGCCTTCCCCAGCCTGCCACGCAGCCACAG CCTTGAAGAGCGTCAGCCCTGGGTCTACCTCACCTGCGGCCACGTCCACGGACGCCACAACTGGGGCCAGAGACCCGAGGGGGTGGAGATGCCGGGGGAGGGCGAGGTATCCACCACCAGGCGGGAGTGTCCCCTGTGCCGGACGGTGGGCCCCTACGTGGCCCTGTGGCTGGGCTGTGAGCCCGCCGTGTACGTGGACGCTGGAGCTCCCACTCACGCTTTTGTGCCGTGCGGCCACGTCTGCTCGGAGAGGACAGCCAGGTACTGGGCCGAGACCCCGCTCCCCCACGGGACGCACGCCTTCAGACCCGTCTGCCCCTTCTGCTCCAGCGCACTCAGCACGCCCGGCTGGACGCGGCTCATCTTCCAGGGCCCCATCGATTAG
- the LOC117439717 gene encoding E3 ubiquitin-protein ligase pellino homolog 2 isoform X1: MNSPKKDGDDDVPVKDPVKYGELVILGYNGSLPTGDRGRRKSRFALYRRAKANGVKPSAVHILNTPQDTKAVHSRGQHSISFTLSRNQTVVVEYCHDNSTDMFQIGRSTESPIDFVVTDTSGGGKEGEDPSIAPSTISRFACRVVCERNPPYTARIYAAGFDSSKNIFLGEKATKWKNPDGHMDGLTTNGVLVMHPEGFPEDPKQGLWREISVCGDVYALRETRSGPTRGKLAEGESSALRDGSLVDLCGATLLWRTGEGLMRAPTLRHLEALRQELNASRPQCPVGLSTLAFPSLPRSHRWEPNLEERQPWVYLTCGHVHGRHNWGQRPEGVEMPGEGEVSTTRRECPLCRTVGPYVALWLGCEPAVYVDAGAPTHAFVPCGHVCSERTARYWAETPLPHGTHAFRPVCPFCSSALSTPGWTRLIFQGPID, from the exons ATGAATTCACCGAAAAAAGACGGAGATGATGATGTGCCCGTTAAAGACCCGGTAAAATACGGCGAATTGGTCATTTTGGG ATACAATGGCTCTCTACCGACCGGAGACCGCGGGCGCAGAAAGAGCCGCTTCGCTCTGTACCGAAGGGCCAAGGCCAACGGTGTCAAACCCAGCGCTGTGCACATCCTCAACACCCCACAGGACACAAag GCGGTCCACAGCAGGGGGCAGCACAGCATCTCTTTCACGCTGTCCCGTAACCAGACAGTGGTGGTGGAGTACTGCCATGACAACAGCACAGACATGTTCCAG ATTGGACGCTCCACAGAAAGTCCCATTGACTTTGTGGTGACAGACACCTCGGGAGGGGGGAAGGAGGGGGAGGACCCCTCCATCGCTCCCAGCACCATCTCACGCTTTGCCTGTAGAGTAGTGTGTGAACGCAACCCACCTTACACTGCACGAATCTACGCCGCCGGCTTCGACTCCTCCAAAAATATCTTCTTAGGG GAGAAAGCAACCAAATGGAAAAACCCTGATGGGCATATGGACGGCCTGACCACCAATGGGGTGCTGGTGATGCACCCGGAGGGGTTTCCAGAGGACCCTAAGCAGGGCCTGTGGAGGGAGATCTCCGTCTGCGGGGACGTTTATGCCCTGCGGGAGACACGCTCTGGACCCACCCGGGGAAAACTG gCGGAGGGTGAGAGCAGTGCGCTACGTGACGGTTCTCTGGTGGACCTGTGTGGGGCCACCTTGCTGTGGCGTACAGGTGAGGGGCTCATGCGGGCCCCCACCCTCCGTCACCTGGAAGCCCTTCGCCAGGAGCTCAATGCGTCCCGGCCCCAGTGTCCTGTAGGCCTCAGCACACTGGCCTTCCCCAGCCTGCCACGCAGCCACAGGTGGGAGCCAAA CCTTGAAGAGCGTCAGCCCTGGGTCTACCTCACCTGCGGCCACGTCCACGGACGCCACAACTGGGGCCAGAGACCCGAGGGGGTGGAGATGCCGGGGGAGGGCGAGGTATCCACCACCAGGCGGGAGTGTCCCCTGTGCCGGACGGTGGGCCCCTACGTGGCCCTGTGGCTGGGCTGTGAGCCCGCCGTGTACGTGGACGCTGGAGCTCCCACTCACGCTTTTGTGCCGTGCGGCCACGTCTGCTCGGAGAGGACAGCCAGGTACTGGGCCGAGACCCCGCTCCCCCACGGGACGCACGCCTTCAGACCCGTCTGCCCCTTCTGCTCCAGCGCACTCAGCACGCCCGGCTGGACGCGGCTCATCTTCCAGGGCCCCATCGATTAG
- the LOC117439717 gene encoding E3 ubiquitin-protein ligase pellino homolog 2 isoform X3, which yields MPNLRYNGSLPTGDRGRRKSRFALYRRAKANGVKPSAVHILNTPQDTKAVHSRGQHSISFTLSRNQTVVVEYCHDNSTDMFQIGRSTESPIDFVVTDTSGGGKEGEDPSIAPSTISRFACRVVCERNPPYTARIYAAGFDSSKNIFLGEKATKWKNPDGHMDGLTTNGVLVMHPEGFPEDPKQGLWREISVCGDVYALRETRSGPTRGKLAEGESSALRDGSLVDLCGATLLWRTGEGLMRAPTLRHLEALRQELNASRPQCPVGLSTLAFPSLPRSHRWEPNLEERQPWVYLTCGHVHGRHNWGQRPEGVEMPGEGEVSTTRRECPLCRTVGPYVALWLGCEPAVYVDAGAPTHAFVPCGHVCSERTARYWAETPLPHGTHAFRPVCPFCSSALSTPGWTRLIFQGPID from the exons ATGCCTAATTTGAG ATACAATGGCTCTCTACCGACCGGAGACCGCGGGCGCAGAAAGAGCCGCTTCGCTCTGTACCGAAGGGCCAAGGCCAACGGTGTCAAACCCAGCGCTGTGCACATCCTCAACACCCCACAGGACACAAag GCGGTCCACAGCAGGGGGCAGCACAGCATCTCTTTCACGCTGTCCCGTAACCAGACAGTGGTGGTGGAGTACTGCCATGACAACAGCACAGACATGTTCCAG ATTGGACGCTCCACAGAAAGTCCCATTGACTTTGTGGTGACAGACACCTCGGGAGGGGGGAAGGAGGGGGAGGACCCCTCCATCGCTCCCAGCACCATCTCACGCTTTGCCTGTAGAGTAGTGTGTGAACGCAACCCACCTTACACTGCACGAATCTACGCCGCCGGCTTCGACTCCTCCAAAAATATCTTCTTAGGG GAGAAAGCAACCAAATGGAAAAACCCTGATGGGCATATGGACGGCCTGACCACCAATGGGGTGCTGGTGATGCACCCGGAGGGGTTTCCAGAGGACCCTAAGCAGGGCCTGTGGAGGGAGATCTCCGTCTGCGGGGACGTTTATGCCCTGCGGGAGACACGCTCTGGACCCACCCGGGGAAAACTG gCGGAGGGTGAGAGCAGTGCGCTACGTGACGGTTCTCTGGTGGACCTGTGTGGGGCCACCTTGCTGTGGCGTACAGGTGAGGGGCTCATGCGGGCCCCCACCCTCCGTCACCTGGAAGCCCTTCGCCAGGAGCTCAATGCGTCCCGGCCCCAGTGTCCTGTAGGCCTCAGCACACTGGCCTTCCCCAGCCTGCCACGCAGCCACAGGTGGGAGCCAAA CCTTGAAGAGCGTCAGCCCTGGGTCTACCTCACCTGCGGCCACGTCCACGGACGCCACAACTGGGGCCAGAGACCCGAGGGGGTGGAGATGCCGGGGGAGGGCGAGGTATCCACCACCAGGCGGGAGTGTCCCCTGTGCCGGACGGTGGGCCCCTACGTGGCCCTGTGGCTGGGCTGTGAGCCCGCCGTGTACGTGGACGCTGGAGCTCCCACTCACGCTTTTGTGCCGTGCGGCCACGTCTGCTCGGAGAGGACAGCCAGGTACTGGGCCGAGACCCCGCTCCCCCACGGGACGCACGCCTTCAGACCCGTCTGCCCCTTCTGCTCCAGCGCACTCAGCACGCCCGGCTGGACGCGGCTCATCTTCCAGGGCCCCATCGATTAG
- the arf6a gene encoding ADP-ribosylation factor 6a yields MGKVLSKIFGNKEMRILMLGLDAAGKTTILYKLKLGQSVTTIPTVGFNVETVTYKNVKFNVWDVGGQDKIRPLWRHYYTGTQGLIFVVDCADRDRIDEAKQELHRIINDREMRDAIILIFANKQDLPDAMKPHEIQEKLGLTRIRDRNWYVQPSCATTGDGLYEGLTWLTSNYKS; encoded by the coding sequence ATGGGCAAAGTGCTGTCAAAGATATTTGGCAACAAGGAGATGAGAATATTGATGCTTGGACTTGATGCTGCTGGTAAAACTACCATCCTGTACAAGCTGAAGCTGGGACAGTCTGTCACCACCATCCCCACCGTTGGATTCAACGTGGAGACGGTCACGTATAAGAATGTGAAGTTCAACGTGTGGGATGTGGGGGGGCAGGACAAGATCAGACCACTGTGGAGACATTACTACACAGGCACCCAGGGCCTCATTTTCGTGGTGGACTGCGCCGACAGGGACAGGATCGATGAGGCGAAGCAGGAGCTCCACCGAATCATCAATGACCGGGAGATGAGGGACGCCATCATCCTGATCTTCGCCAACAAACAGGACCTTCCAGACGCCATGAAACCCCACGAGATCCAGGAGAAGCTGGGCCTGACCCGGATCAGAGATAGGAATTGGTACGTTCAGCCCTCGTGTGCGACAACAGGGGATGGACTATACGAGGGCCTGACCTGGCTTACCTCAAATTACAAATCTTAA